The Dromaius novaehollandiae isolate bDroNov1 chromosome 3, bDroNov1.hap1, whole genome shotgun sequence genome includes the window GCGGGGGCCCAGCGCCCTCCCCCAGCCGCTGGCTTTCGCCATACAAGGGCAGGCTCAGGCCGTGGGGCCCCCGGGAGCCgcccgcgggggggccgccgcagtggggcgggggggggggcgtggggcgctgccggcgctgctcgtcgggccgcggcgcggggagccgccaaGACCAGCGGCTCCCGGCTAATTATAGCATctggccgggccgcgcggcgggggcccCGCTGGCAGGGCCTGGGCCTGACGGCGTCTGCAGGCCGGGCCTGATGGGCCGTACTGGGCCGTACTGGGCCGTACTGGGCCGTGCCGAGCAGGACGGGGCTCTGCGGGGGGCTGTGCTGGATGGCACTGGGccatgctgggctgggctggtgccGGCGTGGGGTGCAGGGGCTGGCGCTgggtccagtttggggctccccgggggcgggggaacaggggggcagccccagccccactgaGGGACGAGGGCACCGACCCCGCTGCCaccccccggctccccccagcTCCCCACGTCATCCTTGGCCCCAGTCGGCAGAGCCCGGAGCCCCCATCcttgtgccccagagctgggagtggggctggggctgccccacagagccccggGAGCAggtctggggccagggccagggctgccccacagccccacagaGCCCCGGGAGCAggtctggggccagggccagggctgccccacagccccacagaGCCCCGGGAGCAggtctggggccagggccagggctgccccacagccccacagaGCCCCGGGAGTGGGCCCCAGGCCCagggctgccccccagccccaccccggcaccaggcagccccgggctccccAGCCGCCCACGCGCCCCATCTCGGGaaggggccggggctgccgtgggggcggcgtgacccccccccccccccccccggggcaggccctggccccggccccatCCCAGCTGCCGGCAGCTGTTTGCGCTTAACCCGCGCTCGATCCCCAGATAACGGCTGGTTCCCGCGCTGCCGAGCCAAGGCGTGACGTcaccccggggccggggccaagGCGTGACGTCATGGGGGGCTGGAGTCAGGGGGGGCCTTTACATCACTGTGTAGCCTGGGGAAGCCATGATGTCATTGCAGGCCCGGGGCCAGGGTGGGCGTGATGTCACCGCACGGCCGGGACACTGTGATGTCACTGCGTGGCCGAGGTGGCAATGACATCACTGCACGGCTGTGATGTCACTGCAGTGCTGTCACTGCAGGGTCCCTGCCGTGTCCCCACGCCCGTGACCCTGCTGCCCCTGTCCCCCCTGCCGGCCCCGGTGCAGCTGAGCTTTCCGGAgacgccggcagccccggccggtgCCGGGAGCCCCGAGGGGAGGCCGTGGGCCCGGCCGGGGGGTGCTGCCCGGTGCCTCGGCACCCCCGTGCTGGCGTGCTGCCGGCGGGGACgtgcggggctggggagggagccgTGCAGGAGCCGGGTGCCGGGTGGGGCCGTGGGGGGCTGTGGCCGTGCAGGAGCCGTGCAGGAGCCGTGCTCTGTGCAGGGCCGTGGCTGTGCGGGGCGGCGAAGAGGAgccgggcaggagcagggggccGTGCAGCACCGCGGCCGTGCAGGAGCCGGGCACCGTGCGAGGCTTGTGGCCATGTGGGGCCGTGGTGGTGCAGGAGCCGTGCCCCATGCAGGGGAGCCATGCAGGGCCGTGGCGGTGCAGGAGCCGTGCTCCGTGCAGGGCTGTGGTGGTGGCAGTGGCGGTGCAGCAGCCGTGCAGGGCCGTGGCAGTGGCGGTGCAGGAGCCGTGCTCCGTGCAGGGCCGTGGCGGTGCCGGTGCAGCAGCCATGCAGggccgtggcggtggcggtgCAGGAGCAGGAGCCGTGCTCCGTGCAGggccgtggcggtggcggtgCAGCAGCCGTGCTCCATGCAGggccgtggcggtggcggtgCAGCAGCCGGGCTCCGTGCAggccgtggcggtggcggtgCAGGAGCCGGGCTCCGTGCAGggccgtggcggtggcggtgCAGGAGCCGTGCTCCGTGCGggccgtggcggtggcggtgCAGGAGCCGGGCTCCGTGCGggccgtggcggtggcggtgCAGGAGCCGTGCTCCGTGCGGGCCGTGGCGGTGGCAGTGCTGGTGCAGGGGCCGTGCTCCGTGCAGggccgtggcggtggcggtgCAGCAGCCGTGCAGGGCCGTGGTGGTGCCGGTGCAGGAGCCGTGCTCCGTGCGggccgtggcggtggcggtggcggtgcagGAGCCGTGCTCCGTGCGGGCCGTGGCCGCGCAGCGAGGGGCGGCAGGGACCCCGCGCAGTAGCACCGGCCGCGCTGGCTGCCGCGCAGccctggcccccggcccagcctcTCCGGCTTTCCCTCCCcggcccgccgcgtcccggcctAACGAGAAGCAGATGTgcgcggtgcggcgcggggggcggggggcggcggcgggggcggcgcggcggtgcccggcggaggccggggcgcgcggggggcgggcggggggccccggggaccccgggcgggcagcggcggggcggccccgcggcgaggGGCCGGCCGAGGCGCGGCcgaggggagggcagagccgcGCGGCGCAGAGCCGGGAGGGACGGAGGGGCGACGGGACGCGCCATGCGCTCCTGAGCAGGGCcgtgcccgccgcccgcccgccgcccgcccgcccagcaTGGCCCCCTGGCTCTGGCCGTGCCTGCTGGCCGCCCAGGCCCTGGCCGCCAACTTCCCCCCCCGGTACAGCCTCTACACCGGGGGGGCCGCCCCGCTGGGCCAGCCCCAGGCCGCggccccgcagggccccgccggcgcccgggccgcCAGCCGGCACAGGTAGGCGACGCCAAGCcgggccccggcaccgccgcacgtgccgcggggggggggggggtgcgttggggggggggcacGTGGAGGAGCCTCGGCCTCgagggggcacgtgggggggggggtcagggatgGGGATGCACATTGGGGGGGGTCAGGGATGGGGATGcacatggtggggggggggtcagggatgGGGATGCACATGGGGGTCAGGGATGGGGATGCACATGGTGGGGGGGTCAGGGATGGGGATGCACATGGTGGGGGTCAGGGATGGGGATGCACATGGTGGGGGTCAGGGATGGGGAAGCACATGGGGGGGGTCAGGGATGGGGATGCACATGGGGGGGGTCAGGGATGGGGATGCACATGGTGGGGGGGCTCAGGGATGGGGATGCACGTGGAGGAGCCCGAGCTCAGGAGtgcccatgggggggggggggtgtggggacGGGGGTGGACATGGGGGGCTCAGGGCCAGGGGTGGACGTGGGGGGTGTGGGGACGGGGGTGGATGTGGGGGGTGTGGGGACGGGGGTGCACGtggggggtgcggggacgggggTGCACGTgggggggggtgcggggacgggggTGCATGCGGAGCGCTCCGGACACGAGGGTCTCCACCGCGGTCTTGAGGAAAGGCATGTGCATGGCGGGGCTCGGAGAGGGGCGTGTgtgccgggggctgggggggccgccgagggctggggagggggctgcatgccaggggctgtgggggggcacgccggggggctggggagggggccgcacgccgtggggctgggcggggggggtcccgccGAGGCTCggcaccgcggggcggggggggcgcggggctgcgcagggggcccggggcgggcagcgggcgccggTGGCCGTCGGTGCCGGGGCTCTCCAGGGCGGTTTCGGGCCGCGGCCGGGGTCCGGCGCGCGAGGAGGggcgccggggccgtggggcagccccacggcggggccgCGGTCCCGCTCTGCCCGCGGCCACATCAgcgcggcggtggcggcagcGTGGCCGCCTGGGGTGGAGCCGCACCGGCACGTCCGCGCCCGGccggcgccccgctgcccggccccacggcggccccacggcggccccacggcggccctGCTCCCACGGGACCCGGCGGCCGGGAAGGGGGGCgtgggcccccagccccacggcgcgccgAGGTGGGGTGCGGGcacggctgggctgggggggggggcgcgacaGCGGCGTCCCCGCGGTTGGGGGGCGCGGAGGGCCAGCCCCACGGTTggggggcacggcggggccgTCGCCGTGCTCTGGGGCAGCGCGGGCCGTGCACGTGTGGGGCGGGCTCcctcccggcggcggggccggctggccgTGCAGCCCCCGTTGGGCCGGGGCtggccgccgtggggctggccgtggggccgggcctggcggggggcggcgggggcggcggcaggaATTCCCGGCGGCCCCCGGGCAGGAGCTGGAAGGCGGCCGGGCCCCGAGGGAAACCAGCCGGGCTGACGGGAACCGGCCGCGGCACCGCGCCGGGCCACTGcctgccggcccccccggcggggccatggggctgggctgCGCCCCgtggggccgagccggggcggggggccgggggggggctgtcCTGGGACCCTACGTCGTATGGGGCTGCGTCCTATGGGGccgagctggggggggccatgtGGGGCTGTCCTGGGGAGTCCATGTCGTATGGGGCTGCATCCTATGGGGCTGCATCCTATGGGGCTGAGAtgggggggctgcgtggggctgtCCTGGGGAGTCCATGTCGTATGGGGCTGCATCCTATGGGGCTGTGTCCTATGGGGccgagctggggggggccatgtGGGGCTGTCCTGGCGAGTCCATGTCTTATGGGGCTGCATCCTATGGGGCTGCGTCCTATGGGGCTGAGATGGGGGGGGCCATGTGGGGCTGTCCTGGGGAGTCCATGTCGTATGGGGCTGCATCCTATGGGGCTGCATCCTATGGGGCTGAGAtgggggggctgcgtggggctgtCCTGGGGAGTCCATGTCGTATGGGGCTGCATCCTATGGGGCTGCATCCTATGGGGCTGAGATGGGAGGGGACTGTGTGGGGCTGTCCTGGGGAGTCCATGTCGTATGGGGCTGCATCCTATGGGGCTGCATCCTATGGGGCTGAGATGGGGGGGGCCATGTGGGGCTGTCCTGGGGAGTCCATGTCGTATGGGGCTGCATCCTATGGGGCTGCATCCTATGGGGCTGAGATGGGGGGGCCATGTGGGGCTGTCCTGGGGAGTCCACGTCGTATGGGGCTGCATCCTATGGGGCTGCATCCTATGGGGCTGAGATGGGGGGGGCCATGTGGGGCTGTCCTGGGGAGTCCATGTCgtatggggctgccctggggctgcatCCTATGGGGCTGAGATGGGAGGGGACCGTGTGGGGCTGTCCTGGTGAGTCCATGTCATATGGGGCTGCATCCTATGGGGCTGAGATGGGAGGGGACCgtgtggggctgccctggggggctgcagcaCGTGGGGCTGAGCCGGGGGACCTGCTCCGTAGGGACGCGGCTAAGGGCCCACCCctatggggctgggctggggccagCAGCATGCACGGGCAGGGCCCCCTCtatggggctgcggggccggtgctctggggggctgggctggggggggcccaccGTGCCGGGACACTGCCCCCCGTCtagggccgggctgggggccccGACCCCCgtgcagcgcagcggggaccagGGGCGGGGGGGCTtcccgcggagcccggcgccggggcggcagtgatggggcaggccgtggggcagggtccccgtgcccggcgctgggggggcgGCTGCCCCACAGCCGGGGGGCACAGTCGCTGCCGGGCCCCGCTGGGGTGACCACAGGGCCCCGCGCTGCGGCGGCCGCCGGGACGTGAaagggctgcggcgcggggcgggaTGCGGCCCGTTCAcccggcagcgccgagcccaGGCAGCCGCtgcccgtggggcagggggagcgcggcgccggggggggggtgccgggggggcgcagggtgggtgctggggggtgccaGGACAGTGCTGGGTGCATACTGGGAGGGTGCTGGGTGCGTACTGGGGGGGTGCCAGGACAGTGCCGGGTGTGCGCCGGGCGGGTGCCGGGTGTGTGCCAGGTGTGTGCCGGGTGTGCGCCAGGCGGGTGCCGGGTGTGTGCCAGGTGTGCGCTGGGTGTGCACTGGGCGGGTGCCGGGTGTGTGCCGGGTGTGCGCCAGGCGGGTGCCGGGTGTGTGCCGGGTGTGTACCGGGTGTGCACTGGGCGGGTGCCAGGTGTGCGCTGGGTGTGCGCCAGGCGGGTGCCAGGTGTGTGCCGGGTGTGCGCCGGGCAGGTGCCGGGTGTGCGCCGGGTGTGCGCCAGGCGGGTGCTGGGTGTGTGCCAGGTGTGCGCCGGGTGTGTGCCGGGCAGGTGCCGGGTGTGCGCCGGGTGTGTGCCAGGTGTGTGCCGGGTGTGCGCTGGGCTTGCGCCAGGCGGGTGCCGGGTGTGCGCCGGGTGTGCGCCAGGTGGGTGCTGGGTGTGTGCCAGGTGTGCGCCAGGTGTGTGCCGGGCGGGTGCCGGGTGTGCGCCGGGTGTGTGCCAGGTGTGTGCCGGGTGTGCGCCGGGTGTGCGCCGGGCGGGTGCCAGGTGTGCGCCGGGTGTGCGCCGGGTGTGCCAGGTGTGTGCCAGGCAGGTGCCGGGTGTGCGTCAGGCAGGTGCCGGGCGGGTGCCAGGTGTGTGCCAGGCGGGTGCCGGGTGTGTGCCGGGTGTGTACCGGGTGTGTGCCGGGCGGGTGCCGGGTGTGCGCTGGGTGTGCGCCAGGTGGGTGCCAGGTGTGCGCCGGGTGTGCGCCAGGCGGGTGCTGCGTGTGTGCCAGGTGTGCGCCGGGTGTGTGCCGGGCGGGTGCCGGGTGTGCGCCGGGTGTGCCGGGTGTGCGCCGGGCGGTGCCTGACGCGGCGTGCCGCAGGAACCGCTGTGCCTTCGTGGTGACGCGCACGGTGAGCTGCGTGGTGGAGGACGGCGTCGAGAGCTACGTGAAGCCCGACTACCAGCCCTGCGCCTGGGGGCAGCTCCAGTGCCCGCGGGTGCTCGCGTGAGTGCAGCACCgccccgggcggggggccggggccgacgGGCGGcgtggggcagcgcggggcagcgtggggcagtgaggggcagcgtggggcagcgtggggcagtgagggacagggcagggcagtgtggggcagtgaggggcagtgtggagcagggcagggcagtgtggggcagggcagcTTGGGGCAGTGTGGAGCAGCATGGGGCAGTGCAGGGCAGTGCGGGGCCATGTGGGgcagtgcagagctgtgcaggacagCGTGGGTCAGCGCAGGACAGCACAGGGCAGTGTGGGTCAGCGCAGGACAGCACAGGGTAgtgtggggcagtgtggggcagtgcagagctgtgcaggacagTGTGGGGCAGCGCAGGACAGCGTGGGTCAGCGTGGGGCAGTGCAGGACAGCACAGGGCAGCGCAGGACAGTGCAAAGCAGCACGGGGCAGTGCAGGACACTGGGGCAGCGCAGGacagtgcaaggcagtgtggggcagcaCGGGTCAGCGcgggacgccgtggggcagcgcggggcagtgcagggcagccccatggcgATGCCCTGCTgcggcccccccagcgccgggcgGCACAGCCTGGGTGGCGGGGCCCTgccgagcgggggggggggggcccccccggcgcgctGCGACGCTGCTGTTTATGCAGCCGGGGCCGTGTTTACTTTCCGCGCAACAGCCCGCGGCCTCCCCTGGCGCCCGCCCGACCTGCCCCGACCCGGCTGCTCCGGGCGCCTCCGGCCCCCTTTCCCGGGGGGCAGGTCCCGGGCCGCagcgggggctcccggggcgggggggcggcggggggcccggccgcggcgttGAGCAAGGCCCTGGCGCTGCCGCCAGCCCTGACCGCAGCCGGGGTTCGGTTTCCTCGTCCCGCGCTGCCGCCAAGGCCGGACGCCGTGGCACGGGGTGGGCTGAGGCGGGGGCAGAGCCCtgctggggggccggggcgggagaggggacgggacggggacggggacggggacgggggcaGATCATCCCTCCCGTGGGCCGTGCAGCTCATCCCTGCAGCCGGCAGTGGGGCGGTGCTGCCCAGCAGTGCGGGGTcaatgcagtgcagtgcagtgcaatgcagcgcagcgcagcgccgtgccccccccgcgccccccccccgccgcagcctgcTCTGCCCGCAGGTACCGGAGCTTCCTGCGGCCCCGCTACAAGGTGGCCTACAAGACGGTCTCGGACCTGGAGTGGCGGTGCTGCCAGGGCTACTCGGGCGAGGACTGCGCCgagggggggccgccgccgccgccgccgggcccccccctccccaccggccgcccccggccccggcccggccgccccacgCTCTCCGGCTTCGGCAACCCGCTCAGCGGCCTGGGGGGCGAAGgtagcggcgggcgggcggggggggtcgcgggggccggggcccggcgcggggctgacggcggcggcggggccccggcaggCGGCGGGGAGGCGGAGAAGGTGCAGCGGCTGGAGGAGACGGTGCAGCGGCTGAGCGCGcggctggaggagctgcagggcgCGGTGCGCGCCGGGCGGGAGGAGCTGCTGCGGGACCTGCGCCGGGCGGCCGAGGGCGGCCTGGAGGGGAAGCAGCCCGCCgacgcggccgccccgccggacGTGAAGGAGACGCTGCGGGAGATCCAGCGGCGCCTGGAGCGCCTGGACGGCCGCGTCCGCGGCCACGACGCCGAGctgggcggcggcgaggggccgcgcgAGCTGGAGCGGCGGGTGCAGGAGTCGTGTGCCGCCTGCCTGGCCGGCACCGAGGGGCTGCGGCGGCAGCAGGCCGAGGACCGCGAGCGCATGCGGGCGCTGGAGAAGCTCGTGGGCTCCGTGGACCAGCGCAACCGGGAGGCGGTGGAGACGGTGCAGCGGCACGTGAGCAGCCTCAGCGGGCGCCTGgcccccgaggcggcggcgcccctGGACGCGCTGCGCCGGCGCCTGGCCGAGCTGGAGGGGCGGCTCAACGCCTCGCGGCCCCGCCCCGACGCCGACGCCGAGGCCGAGCTGCGCCGGGCGCTGGAGGCGCTGGCCGAgagcggggcgcggcgggacGCCCGCCTGGCCGAGCTGGAGGGGCGGCTGCAGCGCTGCGgggggccctgcccggccccgacgcccggccccgacgcggcggccccggggcggctggAGCGGCGGCTGGAGGCCGTGGAGGAGCAgctgggcgctgccggggggctgcgggagctgctgggggCGCAGGGCGAGGCGCTGGGGCGGCTGGCGGGGCGCCTGGCCGAGCTggaggcgcggggcggcggcggtgacGGCGATGATGGCGATGGTGATGGCGAcggcgggggcccggcgcggcaGCCCAACGGCACGGCGGCGCGGCTGGGCCGGCTGGAGGCCGAGCTGCGGGCGCTGAGCGGCGAGCGGGACGCCTGCGCCCGGCCCTGCGACCCGCTGCGGCGGGAGCTGCGGCAGCTGCGCGCCGCCCTGGCCGCCTGCGCCTGCGCGCCCGCGTTGGAGCCCGGCGACGACGGCGACGACGACGGCGACGACGAGGAGGGCGACGCAGGCGCCTCGCACGAGCGCCTGGACGGCTTCGGCgtgtggggggccggggggccctcGGAGCTGCGGGCGCTGCAGGGCGAGCTGGCCGAGGCGGTGCTGGGGCTCGGCTGGCTCAACGCCACGGTGGAGGGGCTGCAGGACGCCGTGGGGCGGCACCGCACCGACCTGCGGCAGCTGGGCGCGGCGCAGcagcggctggcggcggcgctggacgcggcggcggcggcggcggcggagcgggcggcggagGGCGAGGAGCGGctggcggggctggcgcgggaggcggcgcgggcggcgggcggctgccccggggggctggAGCCGCGGCTGGCGCGGCTGGAGGGCGTCTGCGAGCAGCTGGAGGGGGTggcgggcgggctgcgggggctgcgcgAGGGGCTGGGCCGCCACGTCGCGGGGCTGTGGGGCGCGCTGCGGGAGCTCAACGGCACGGCCCGGGCCCACGGCGCCCTGCTCGACAAGGCgctgcaaccccagctgccccgccgcctcggcgcccTCAACGCCAGCCTGCAGCACCTGCGCGGCGAGCTGCACCACCTCAGCCAGCGCCGCCCCGCCGGTGCGCCCGGCGACGTGGGCCCGGGGacgggggtgcggggacggggacgcggggacggggacgcgggggcACGGGATGCGGGGACGTGGGCGCGGGGACGAGGATGCGGGGACGTGGATGCGGGGACGGGGATGCGGGGGCGCGGGAAGGGCTGCGGGGACGGGGGCACGTGGGGGCACGGGATGCGGGGACGtgggcgcggggacggggacgcgggggcGCGGGAAGGGCTGCGGGGACAGGGGCACGTGGGAGCACGGGATGCGGGGACGTGTGCGCGGGAACGGGGATGCAGGGGCGCGGGAAGGGCTGCGGGGACAGAGGGACATGGGGGCATGGGATGCGGGGACGTGGGCGCGGGAACGGGGATGCGGGGACGGGGATGCGGGGGCGCAGGAAGGGCTGCGGGGACAGAGGGACGTGGGGGCATGGGATGCGGGGACATGGGCGCGGGGATGGGGATGCGGGGGCGTGGGAAGGGCTGCGGGAGCGGGGGCACGTGGGAGCACGGGATGCAGGGACGTGGGCATGGGGACGTGGGCGCGGGGACGCGGGAAGGGCTGCGGGGACGGGGGCATGTGGGGGGCATGGGATGCGGGGACGTGGGCGCCGGGACGGGGatgcggggacggggacgtggggatggggatgcgggGGCGTGGGAAGGGTTGCAGGAGCCGGGGGACGTGGGGGCACGGGatgcggggacggggacgtggggatggggatgcagggacGTGGGAAGGGCTGCGGGAATGGGGGCACGTGGGGGCACGGGATGCGGGGAcggctgcagggacagggatgcGGGGCTGTGGGAAGGGCTGCGGGAATGGGGGGGACATGAGGGCATGGGATGCGGGAacggggggacgtgggggcaTGGGATGCGGGGACGTGGGCGCGGGAACGGGGATGCGGGGACAGCTGCGGGAACGGGGATGCGGGGGCGCGGGAAGggctgcgggggcggggggacgtgggggcacGGGATGCGGGGACGTGGGCCTGGGGACGGGGATGCGGGGACGCGGGAAGGGCTGCAGGAGCGGGGACGGCTGCAGGAATGGGGGCACATGGGGGCACGGGatgcggggacgggggggacgtgggggcacGGGAAGCGGGAAGGGCTGTGGGAACAGGGCTATGGGCACAGGGTGTGGGAACAGCTGTGGGAACAGGGACGTGGGGGCACGGGACACAGGGATGGCCGTGGGAACGGGGGCATGGGACGCAGGCTGCAAGAACAGggccgtggggacatgggggcataGGGAtgggggcatggggacaggggCTGCGGGGATGGGGATGTAGGGGtatgggatgcagggatggggacatggggacatggacatggcatggggacaggggctgcagggatggggatgtAGGGGtatgggatgcagggatggggacacggacatggcatggggacaggggctgcggggatggggacacggggatgcaGGCGGCAGGGAGAGGGACATGGCACAGGGACACAGGCTGCGGGCGTGGGGATGGGGGCATGGGAACGCAggtggcagggacagggacatggggacacagggatgcgggctgcggggacagggacaccagggcacggggacagggacaccagGGCGGGGAGGACAtggtgcagggatgcaggggCACGGGGGACACAGGGTGtgggcacagggacacggggcaCGGGGGTGTGGGGACACTgggtgtggggctgcaggggACATGGGCCCAGAcctggggacgcggggacgcagCTCCGTGGGGGACGCGGGGTCGCAGGCTGCGGGGACGCGGTGTTCGGGGTTGGCAGTGCCAGAGCCACGGGGCACGGGGACACAGAGGGGTAGCGATATGGggcagggggtcccagggcttGGAGGGAGGGGGACACGGGTGTGGGGCACAGGGTCACAGGACTGCGAGATGTGGGGCTGTGTTGAAGTGGGGCCTTGGGGACGTGGGAACGCAGgtcatggggacacagggacatggggaagGGGGACATGGTGCCGTGGTGCATGGGgacacagggctgtggggctgcggtGCATGGGGACGCGGGGCCGTGGGGTGCAGGACATGGGATGTGGGGCACAGACGGCTCTAACTCTCCCTGCTTTTTcccaggcccccccggccccccgggacccGCCGGCCCCCCAGGTGAAAtgggccccgccggccccgccgggccccccggcAAGGACGGCGAACAaggccccatgggacccccaggtAAGGAGCAGCCCCCACGCCGTGTCCACCacagtggggctgccccacagcggggggtgctgggggggtccctgtgcagcggggctgggcaccccctgccctgccgggaccCGCCATGcatcaccctcctcttcctccccacaggCCTCCCCGGAGAGAGAGGTGCGGCTGGGGATGGGGggccatgtggggctggggcatgGGGGGCTGGGGAGTGGGGGGctatgtggggctggggcacggagggctggggggggctggggctgggggggtatGTGGGGCTGGgacatggggggctgggggggtatGGGGGGCTGGGGCATGGAGGGCTGGGGCATAGGGGGGCTGGGgcgggtgtggggctggggcacaggAGACTGGGGCATGGGGGGCTATGTGGGGCTGGGGCATGGGGGGCTGGGGCATGGGGGGCTATGTGGGGCTGGGGCATGGGGGGCTGGGGCATGGGGGGCTATGTGGGGCTGGGGCATGAGGGGCTGGGGCATGGGGGGGTATGTGGGGCTGGggcatggggggctggggggtatGTGGGGCTGGGGCATGGGGGGCTGGGGTATGGGGGGCTGGGGgtatgtggggctgggggtatGTGGGGCTGGGACATGAGGGGCTGGggcatggggggctggggggtatgtggggctggggcatggggggctggggcaggggggctgtAATGAggggggtctgggcccaggggtCCAGGACACAGTCGGGgcagcgggcgccgggggggcgccggggggctgaGCTGGGGGTCCCGGGCGCCTCCTGACCCCCGGCGCAGGCGAGGCGGGCGAGCCGGGCACCGTGCCCCACATCGCCTTCTCGGCCGCCCTGAGCGCGCCGCACGCCGAGCCCGGCACCATCCCCTTCGACCACGTCCTCGTCAACGACGGCGG containing:
- the EMILIN1 gene encoding EMILIN-1; this encodes MAPWLWPCLLAAQALAANFPPRYSLYTGGAAPLGQPQAAAPQGPAGARAASRHRNRCAFVVTRTVSCVVEDGVESYVKPDYQPCAWGQLQCPRVLAYRSFLRPRYKVAYKTVSDLEWRCCQGYSGEDCAEGGPPPPPPGPPLPTGRPRPRPGRPTLSGFGNPLSGLGGEGGGEAEKVQRLEETVQRLSARLEELQGAVRAGREELLRDLRRAAEGGLEGKQPADAAAPPDVKETLREIQRRLERLDGRVRGHDAELGGGEGPRELERRVQESCAACLAGTEGLRRQQAEDRERMRALEKLVGSVDQRNREAVETVQRHVSSLSGRLAPEAAAPLDALRRRLAELEGRLNASRPRPDADAEAELRRALEALAESGARRDARLAELEGRLQRCGGPCPAPTPGPDAAAPGRLERRLEAVEEQLGAAGGLRELLGAQGEALGRLAGRLAELEARGGGGDGDDGDGDGDGGGPARQPNGTAARLGRLEAELRALSGERDACARPCDPLRRELRQLRAALAACACAPALEPGDDGDDDGDDEEGDAGASHERLDGFGVWGAGGPSELRALQGELAEAVLGLGWLNATVEGLQDAVGRHRTDLRQLGAAQQRLAAALDAAAAAAAERAAEGEERLAGLAREAARAAGGCPGGLEPRLARLEGVCEQLEGVAGGLRGLREGLGRHVAGLWGALRELNGTARAHGALLDKALQPQLPRRLGALNASLQHLRGELHHLSQRRPAGPPGPPGPAGPPGEMGPAGPAGPPGKDGEQGPMGPPGLPGERGEAGEPGTVPHIAFSAALSAPHAEPGTIPFDHVLVNDGGAYDPETGTFTAPVSGRYLVSVILTGHRNEKLEAVLSRSNQGIARLDSAGHQPEGLENKPVAENQPSPGALGVFSLILPLRAGETLCVDLVTGRLAHAPDEPLTVFSGALLYGAEDA